Proteins from a genomic interval of Mycoplasmopsis columboralis:
- a CDS encoding ABC transporter ATP-binding protein yields MFKRKKDNQVENSSSTNEDVVQLTKKSSSVKINKKNVFEILDADGGSNKVIVDHSIARKLTKAANSKRHKDEFKNLKNSENAVIEVKDVSKYYLSGTTVTRVLKNISLTINRGEFVMIYGKSGGGKSTLLNLISGLDRPSRGNVIVCDTNLPYLSDNQLTLFRREHVSFIFQNYNLLQNLSAYDNVETGSYLQKDKSKKLDIHQLFSEFDMDDVKTKFPSQMSGGQQQRVSILRALAKNAEIIFADEPTGALDDKTSEVVLSYLFDINKKYKTTIVMVTHNPSIEPIADKVVYVAAGKITKIKINKNPKHPKDIKID; encoded by the coding sequence ATGTTTAAACGCAAAAAAGACAATCAAGTTGAAAATTCTTCTTCAACAAACGAAGATGTTGTTCAACTAACCAAAAAAAGTTCATCAGTTAAAATCAACAAAAAAAATGTGTTTGAGATTTTGGATGCTGATGGAGGAAGTAATAAAGTTATTGTTGACCATTCAATTGCTCGTAAATTAACTAAAGCTGCCAATTCTAAAAGACATAAAGATGAATTTAAAAACCTTAAAAATTCTGAAAATGCCGTAATTGAAGTAAAAGATGTAAGTAAATACTATTTATCTGGTACCACAGTCACCAGAGTTCTTAAAAACATTTCATTAACTATAAATCGTGGAGAATTTGTCATGATTTATGGGAAATCAGGTGGAGGAAAAAGTACATTACTTAACTTAATAAGTGGGTTAGATCGACCTTCTAGAGGAAATGTTATTGTGTGTGATACTAACTTACCTTATCTTAGTGATAATCAATTAACTTTATTTAGACGTGAACATGTTAGTTTCATTTTCCAAAACTACAACTTATTGCAAAACTTATCTGCATATGATAATGTTGAAACAGGTTCATATTTACAAAAAGACAAATCAAAAAAACTTGATATTCATCAGTTATTTAGTGAATTTGATATGGACGATGTAAAAACTAAATTCCCATCACAAATGTCTGGAGGGCAACAACAAAGAGTTTCGATTTTAAGGGCTTTAGCTAAAAATGCTGAAATTATCTTTGCCGATGAGCCTACTGGAGCTTTGGATGATAAAACATCTGAAGTTGTTTTGAGTTATTTATTTGACATTAATAAAAAATACAAAACTACAATTGTTATGGTTACCCATAACCCTTCAATTGAACCAATTGCTGATAAAGTAGTGTATGTAGCAGCAGGAAAAATTACAAAAATTAAAATCAATAAAAATCCTAAACATCCTAAAGATATTAAAATTGATTAG
- a CDS encoding tRNA (cytidine(34)-2'-O)-methyltransferase, whose product MLNIVLYQPEICPNTGNIIRTCFAIGAKLHIIKPLGFDLHPKWLRRYGAGRMLSDIEHEVHDSYEDFAKKYHDKKIFYITRYGLNTYSDVNYASEYQSNGELWVMFGRESTGIDKRILQENLDTCMRIPMVDAMRSINLANCVSIVGFEIMRQLDFKDLSKFEVEKGKYFLVDGNFKEQK is encoded by the coding sequence ATGCTAAATATTGTTCTATATCAACCTGAAATTTGTCCTAATACTGGGAATATTATTCGTACATGTTTTGCAATTGGAGCAAAACTTCATATTATAAAACCGCTTGGTTTTGATTTACATCCAAAATGACTTAGAAGATACGGAGCGGGAAGAATGCTCTCTGACATTGAACATGAAGTTCATGATAGTTATGAAGACTTTGCGAAAAAATATCACGACAAGAAAATTTTTTATATCACTAGATATGGATTAAATACTTATTCAGATGTAAATTATGCAAGTGAATATCAAAGTAATGGTGAACTTTGAGTTATGTTTGGAAGAGAGTCAACTGGAATTGATAAGCGAATCTTGCAAGAAAATTTAGATACATGCATGAGAATTCCGATGGTAGATGCTATGCGTTCAATTAATTTGGCCAACTGTGTAAGTATTGTTGGTTTTGAAATTATGCGTCAACTTGATTTTAAAGATTTATCAAAATTCGAAGTTGAAAAAGGAAAATACTTTTTAGTTGATGGAAATTTTAAAGAGCAAAAATAA
- a CDS encoding TrmH family RNA methyltransferase, with translation MEILKSKNNPKIKHWHKLQDKKYRLQSKTFLIEGYHLVEEAIKHNLIVEIIESETNWKYKNSIKVSKDIIEHLSTTKTPQNILAECKFITREIKFNKILILNNLQDPGNIGTIIRLAKAFGFDSIAVENFDFYNPKVIRSSQGAFFDLNIFKISSSEEFIKQIKQQDFRVYATVLNQRAKKLNQTHFQQDKIAVVLGNEGNGISQQVQNICDEWVYVPIEFESLNVACCAAIILNKIYNES, from the coding sequence ATGGAAATTTTAAAGAGCAAAAATAATCCTAAAATTAAGCATTGACATAAGCTTCAAGACAAAAAATACCGCTTACAAAGCAAAACCTTTTTAATTGAAGGGTATCATTTAGTTGAAGAAGCTATTAAGCATAATTTAATAGTTGAAATTATTGAAAGCGAAACAAACTGAAAATATAAAAATTCAATTAAAGTTTCCAAAGATATTATTGAGCATTTATCAACAACTAAAACTCCACAAAATATTCTTGCAGAATGCAAATTTATCACAAGAGAAATAAAATTTAACAAGATTTTAATTTTGAATAATTTACAAGATCCAGGTAATATAGGAACTATCATTAGATTAGCAAAAGCTTTTGGTTTTGATTCAATTGCAGTTGAAAATTTTGATTTTTACAATCCAAAAGTAATTCGTTCTTCGCAAGGAGCCTTTTTTGATCTTAATATTTTTAAAATATCCTCTAGTGAAGAATTTATTAAGCAAATCAAACAACAAGACTTTAGAGTTTATGCAACAGTCCTAAATCAAAGAGCCAAAAAATTAAATCAAACACATTTCCAACAAGACAAAATTGCTGTTGTTTTAGGTAATGAAGGAAATGGAATTTCACAACAAGTGCAAAATATTTGCGATGAGTGAGTTTATGTACCAATTGAATTTGAGAGTCTTAATGTTGCTTGTTGTGCGGCGATAATCTTAAATAAAATTTACAACGAAAGTTAA
- a CDS encoding DivIVA domain-containing protein encodes MNHIETIIKKIKKSTFHLSLKGYKREEVDLLLQEILVHLENAKNSNDALSHKIQEYSKRLEMAILEKEQMEFELTRLKSEKGKYEQR; translated from the coding sequence ATGAATCATATAGAAACAATTATTAAAAAAATTAAGAAATCTACTTTTCATCTTAGTTTAAAGGGTTATAAAAGAGAAGAAGTTGATTTATTATTGCAAGAAATCTTAGTGCACTTGGAAAATGCTAAAAATTCCAATGATGCTTTAAGTCATAAAATACAAGAATATTCTAAGAGACTTGAAATGGCCATTTTAGAAAAAGAGCAAATGGAATTTGAGCTCACAAGACTTAAATCAGAAAAAGGCAAATATGAGCAAAGATAA
- the ylqF gene encoding ribosome biogenesis GTPase YlqF → MSKDKISDNYNFVIQWFPGHMAKAMKEIKESANLADLFIVVLDARCPISSYNEDFDHISPQKPRLFIITKSDLMDKSKKDKITNRFKNEKVLWLDLRKKSSKQVILNEIRNIMKDKIARDKAKGLLKSRLKSFVVGVPNCGKSTLINLVSEKASLKVANYPGVTRQKQWVVNGEYLFMDTPGILLPKFEDQEAAVKLVTIGSIKLENFSLETIAFKIYQLLSKYYPEKIRSLGLEPSEDNTSTYGQLIEYAFKQSLLVSKGQPDLIKAYTQFINWAKNLSGVTYD, encoded by the coding sequence ATGAGCAAAGATAAAATTTCAGACAATTATAATTTTGTAATTCAATGATTTCCTGGACACATGGCAAAAGCTATGAAAGAAATCAAAGAATCAGCTAATTTAGCTGATCTTTTCATTGTTGTTCTAGATGCTAGATGTCCAATTAGCTCTTATAATGAGGATTTTGATCATATTTCTCCCCAAAAACCGAGATTATTTATCATAACTAAAAGTGATTTGATGGACAAATCTAAAAAAGATAAAATTACTAATCGTTTCAAAAATGAGAAAGTTTTGTGACTGGATTTACGTAAAAAAAGTTCTAAACAAGTGATTTTAAATGAAATTAGAAACATTATGAAAGATAAAATAGCTCGTGATAAAGCAAAAGGATTGCTTAAATCTAGATTAAAATCTTTTGTTGTTGGAGTGCCAAATTGCGGTAAGAGCACCTTAATTAATTTAGTATCAGAAAAAGCTTCTTTGAAAGTTGCTAATTATCCAGGGGTTACTCGTCAAAAACAATGAGTTGTTAATGGAGAATATCTTTTTATGGATACACCAGGAATTTTACTTCCTAAATTCGAAGATCAAGAAGCAGCTGTAAAACTAGTGACTATTGGTTCGATAAAACTAGAAAATTTCTCACTTGAAACAATTGCGTTTAAAATTTATCAATTATTGTCTAAATATTATCCAGAAAAAATTAGATCCCTAGGACTTGAACCTTCTGAAGATAATACGTCAACATATGGTCAGTTAATCGAATATGCTTTTAAACAATCATTGCTAGTATCTAAAGGTCAACCAGATTTAATTAAAGCCTATACTCAATTTATTAATTGAGCTAAAAATTTAAGCGGAGTTACTTACGATTAA
- a CDS encoding YgjP-like metallopeptidase domain-containing protein, with protein MLKAVVKNVNYKDQNLKYTVVYTDNLRYSKAHIADGKLIIRLSKFANLEVENKLLSKSISRYYQYKKYYFDISKDSFFLFGEKVFWNIVSTPFSSYIKIANQNNELMSLISLKNSFWVLQKNDPIKSNELVVNSINKWIKKLLIQKLETFQTEISTFYKTYNSKIVIFNKDRTWGTNYITKKTISYAFNCYILSNYYLKFIVAHEVVHNLVRGHSSTFYAKLNLMYPEYKKIDQDLDQLIFDFNRK; from the coding sequence ATGCTAAAAGCTGTTGTAAAAAATGTCAATTATAAAGATCAAAACCTTAAATATACCGTTGTGTATACAGATAATTTAAGGTATTCCAAAGCTCATATTGCTGATGGTAAATTGATTATAAGATTAAGTAAATTTGCAAACTTGGAAGTTGAAAATAAATTATTGTCTAAGTCAATTTCTAGATATTATCAATATAAAAAATATTACTTTGACATATCCAAAGACAGCTTTTTTCTTTTTGGTGAAAAAGTATTTTGAAATATAGTGTCAACTCCTTTTTCTTCATATATTAAAATAGCAAACCAAAACAATGAACTAATGTCGCTTATATCCTTGAAAAACAGTTTTTGAGTTCTTCAAAAAAATGATCCAATTAAATCTAACGAGCTTGTTGTTAATTCAATAAATAAATGAATTAAAAAATTATTAATTCAAAAGCTTGAAACTTTTCAAACAGAAATTTCAACGTTTTACAAAACTTACAATAGTAAGATAGTTATTTTCAACAAAGACCGCACTTGAGGTACAAACTATATTACGAAAAAAACTATCTCTTATGCATTCAATTGTTATATTTTAAGTAATTATTACTTGAAATTTATAGTTGCTCATGAAGTTGTTCATAACCTAGTACGTGGTCATTCTTCTACATTTTATGCTAAGCTAAATTTAATGTACCCAGAATATAAAAAAATTGATCAAGATCTTGATCAATTAATATTTGATTTTAATCGTAAGTAA
- a CDS encoding HAD-IIB family hydrolase gives MKKPKIIFIDLDDTSLDAKTNGSKHFSEENINVIKEVNKEIPIVISTGRGNNEETRKILQDAGLNTFIAWNGAQIIENGEIIQGYPIDRDVVQELFDEIYLEKVSVIFNSNPKKMGFVRNKFFKFILKLGQNSARNYSEFRNDFIAYKALIWSPSKRKLAKLVKKWNLMFSGKLTVSISGSKNNFIEITAYNVSKGQAEAQYCALKGIDVKKAIHIGDSMNDASTKNIVGKVVTLSNSVQDFKNIADEVLPYSYKNAGVAKYLSQFLK, from the coding sequence ATGAAAAAACCAAAGATTATTTTTATTGATTTAGACGACACTTCTTTAGATGCTAAAACTAATGGATCAAAACATTTTAGCGAAGAAAACATTAATGTAATCAAAGAAGTTAACAAAGAAATCCCAATTGTTATTTCAACTGGAAGAGGAAATAATGAAGAAACCAGAAAGATTCTCCAAGATGCTGGATTGAACACATTTATAGCATGAAACGGTGCTCAAATTATTGAAAACGGAGAGATCATTCAAGGATATCCAATTGATCGTGATGTTGTTCAAGAATTATTTGATGAAATCTATTTAGAAAAAGTGTCTGTGATCTTTAATTCAAACCCTAAAAAAATGGGATTTGTAAGAAACAAATTCTTTAAGTTTATTTTGAAATTAGGTCAAAATTCAGCTCGTAATTATTCAGAATTTAGAAATGATTTTATTGCTTATAAAGCATTAATTTGGTCACCTTCAAAAAGAAAGTTGGCTAAATTAGTTAAAAAATGAAACTTGATGTTTTCAGGGAAATTGACTGTATCAATTAGTGGAAGTAAAAACAACTTCATTGAAATTACTGCATATAATGTGTCTAAAGGGCAAGCGGAAGCTCAATATTGCGCTCTAAAAGGTATTGATGTAAAAAAAGCAATTCATATTGGAGATTCAATGAATGATGCCTCAACAAAAAACATAGTTGGAAAAGTTGTGACTTTATCTAATTCAGTTCAAGACTTTAAAAATATTGCTGATGAAGTATTGCCTTATTCATATAAAAACGCCGGAGTTGCTAAATATTTATCACAATTTTTAAAATAA
- a CDS encoding NINE protein, whose protein sequence is MPSNKSRLVLVLLSFFLGFLGIDRFYGGRVLLGILKLFLGWDIWQIIDFILALLGMQKDSEGRYISRW, encoded by the coding sequence ATGCCAAGTAACAAAAGTAGACTAGTTTTAGTTTTATTATCATTCTTTTTAGGGTTTTTAGGGATTGATCGTTTTTACGGTGGAAGAGTTTTATTAGGTATTTTAAAATTATTTTTAGGATGGGATATCTGACAAATTATCGATTTTATCTTAGCTCTTTTAGGAATGCAAAAAGATTCTGAAGGACGTTACATTTCAAGATGATAA
- the parE gene encoding DNA topoisomerase IV subunit B, producing the protein MSNNEYTASAIQQLKGLEAVRKRPGMYIGGTDVNGLHHLVWEIVDNSIDEALAGFATEISVSLKKDGSVVVSDNGRGIPIDKAKGQNRTAVELVFTELHAGGKFQEGAYKTSGGLHGVGSSVVNALSTKLAVTVSRNGLLYLTEFVQDKIITRTTQIGTSKINGTSVQFWPDYKIFKNAKLNVNTISERLKESSFLISGLRIKLHDENTDFFEEYEYQHGLKAFLEFLNDSKDKTTEVAFFSDEKRDIQVDFAFQWTDSYNDFCLSFVNNVKTRDGGTHETGLKTAFTKVFNEFASRENILKGKNTFDGDDIREGLSVVLSLKIPEKILEFVGQTKDKLGTPDAKSVVEEIVTKHLELWIAENKQTAKKVLEKIKRAYEIRQEERKRRLEARKSKTVLKEKVILSDKLTPATSKKPEEKELFLVEGDSAGGSAKSGRNRQFQAILPLRGKVINCEKSKLLEILKNNEIGTIINTIGAGFGKDFDISKAQYGKIIIMTDADTDGAHIQILLLTFFYRLMKPLIEAGRIYIALPPLYKVTNKNTKKYQYAWDDDELNEILENSKQNLEIQRYKGLGEMNADQLWETTMNPETRTLIQATIEDASLAERRVSTLMGENPQSRKTWIDQNIDFNNQDEFIEKMANILE; encoded by the coding sequence ATGAGTAATAATGAATATACAGCAAGTGCTATACAACAATTAAAAGGTTTAGAAGCCGTTAGAAAACGTCCTGGAATGTACATTGGTGGAACTGATGTAAATGGTCTTCATCACTTAGTATGAGAAATTGTGGACAATTCAATTGACGAAGCTTTAGCAGGTTTTGCTACTGAAATTTCAGTGTCTTTAAAAAAGGATGGTTCTGTTGTTGTTTCTGATAACGGTAGAGGAATTCCTATTGATAAAGCTAAAGGACAAAACAGAACTGCCGTAGAACTTGTTTTCACTGAGCTTCATGCTGGTGGAAAATTCCAAGAAGGAGCATATAAAACTTCTGGTGGACTACATGGAGTAGGTTCAAGTGTTGTAAATGCTTTATCCACAAAATTAGCAGTAACTGTATCAAGAAACGGGTTGTTATATTTAACCGAATTTGTCCAAGACAAAATTATTACACGCACTACACAAATTGGAACTTCTAAAATCAATGGAACAAGTGTACAATTCTGACCAGATTACAAAATTTTTAAAAATGCTAAATTAAATGTCAACACTATTAGCGAAAGACTTAAAGAAAGTTCATTTTTAATTTCTGGTCTTAGAATTAAATTGCATGATGAAAATACCGATTTCTTCGAAGAATACGAGTATCAACATGGTCTTAAAGCTTTTTTAGAATTTTTAAATGATTCAAAAGATAAAACCACTGAAGTTGCTTTCTTTAGTGATGAAAAAAGAGATATTCAAGTGGATTTTGCTTTCCAATGAACTGACTCATACAATGACTTTTGCTTAAGTTTTGTTAACAATGTTAAAACTCGTGATGGTGGAACTCATGAAACTGGATTAAAAACAGCTTTTACAAAAGTTTTTAATGAATTTGCTTCACGTGAAAACATTCTAAAAGGAAAAAATACTTTCGATGGCGATGATATTCGTGAAGGTCTTAGTGTCGTTTTATCTTTAAAAATTCCTGAAAAAATTCTTGAATTCGTTGGACAAACCAAAGACAAATTAGGAACTCCTGACGCAAAATCAGTCGTTGAGGAAATCGTCACAAAACATTTAGAGTTATGAATTGCCGAAAACAAACAAACAGCTAAAAAAGTTTTAGAAAAAATTAAACGTGCTTACGAAATTCGTCAAGAAGAAAGAAAAAGACGTCTCGAAGCACGTAAAAGCAAAACAGTTTTAAAAGAAAAAGTTATTTTAAGTGATAAATTAACTCCAGCAACCAGCAAAAAACCTGAAGAAAAGGAATTGTTCTTAGTTGAGGGAGATTCTGCTGGTGGTAGCGCAAAAAGCGGTCGTAATAGACAATTTCAAGCTATTTTACCACTAAGAGGAAAAGTTATTAATTGCGAAAAATCTAAATTACTAGAAATACTTAAAAACAATGAGATCGGAACCATTATTAACACAATTGGAGCAGGTTTTGGGAAAGACTTTGACATCAGTAAAGCTCAATATGGAAAAATCATTATTATGACAGACGCCGATACTGATGGGGCCCATATTCAAATATTACTTTTAACATTCTTTTATCGTTTGATGAAACCTTTAATTGAAGCTGGAAGAATATATATTGCTTTACCTCCACTATATAAAGTTACTAATAAAAATACCAAGAAATATCAATACGCATGAGACGACGATGAATTAAATGAAATTTTGGAAAACTCAAAACAAAATTTGGAAATTCAACGTTATAAAGGACTTGGTGAAATGAACGCCGATCAATTATGAGAAACTACTATGAATCCTGAAACTAGAACTTTAATTCAAGCCACAATTGAAGATGCATCGTTAGCAGAAAGAAGAGTAAGCACATTGATGGGAGAAAATCCTCAATCAAGAAAAACTTGAATTGATCAAAATATTGATTTTAACAATCAAGATGAATTTATTGAAAAAATGGCAAATATTCTGGAATAA
- the rplA gene encoding 50S ribosomal protein L1: MAKKLSKNLKAARESFDRTVAYDLEQAIELAKKTSYAKFDASIDLAFNLNLDVRKADQQLRGAVLLPHGTGKSIRVLVATNNPEKQKLSSEAGADIVVDAQALEQKIKEDDFDFDVMVADPTMMPLLGKYGKKLGPKGLMPNPKTGTVTPTPEKAVEELKKGKANYRTDKAGIVHSLIGKSSMSNEQLVENAKTLINLIKKLKPAAVKGTYMLNLTVSASMGPSVKIKLDK, encoded by the coding sequence ATGGCTAAAAAATTATCTAAAAACTTAAAAGCTGCTCGTGAATCATTCGATAGAACAGTTGCCTATGATTTAGAACAAGCTATTGAACTTGCTAAAAAAACTTCTTACGCTAAATTCGACGCTTCTATTGACCTTGCATTTAACTTAAATCTTGATGTTCGTAAAGCTGATCAACAACTTCGTGGAGCAGTTTTACTTCCACACGGAACAGGAAAATCAATTAGAGTTCTTGTTGCTACAAATAATCCAGAAAAACAAAAACTTTCTTCAGAAGCTGGTGCAGACATTGTTGTTGATGCTCAAGCTCTTGAACAAAAAATTAAAGAAGATGATTTTGACTTTGATGTAATGGTTGCAGATCCTACAATGATGCCTTTACTTGGAAAATACGGGAAAAAACTTGGGCCTAAAGGTCTTATGCCAAACCCTAAAACAGGTACAGTTACTCCAACTCCTGAAAAAGCTGTTGAAGAACTTAAAAAAGGGAAAGCAAACTACCGTACAGATAAAGCAGGTATCGTACACTCTCTTATTGGTAAATCAAGTATGTCAAATGAACAACTTGTAGAAAACGCTAAAACTCTTATTAATTTAATTAAAAAATTAAAACCAGCTGCTGTTAAAGGAACATATATGTTAAACTTAACCGTTTCAGCTTCAATGGGACCTAGCGTTAAAATTAAATTAGATAAATAA
- the rplK gene encoding 50S ribosomal protein L11, producing the protein MAKEIQRKAKLEFPAGKAKPGPALAGVGVNMPEFTKAFNDATRDRGDEPVPVLITVYKDKSFEFKLFTAPASYKIKQAAKIQSGSSKSKSQIVATIKLEDLRAIAEYKLPDLNTDDIEAAMAIVAGTARQMGVLIEGWDDVAKAKAEAKALAKADALAKAKQESLDAAAQQLVDSKGQSINVELVKDENSSEVEGE; encoded by the coding sequence ATGGCAAAAGAAATTCAAAGAAAAGCTAAATTAGAATTCCCTGCCGGGAAAGCTAAGCCAGGTCCAGCACTTGCTGGAGTTGGTGTTAATATGCCAGAATTTACCAAAGCATTTAACGATGCTACAAGAGATAGAGGAGACGAACCAGTTCCTGTATTAATTACAGTTTACAAAGACAAATCATTCGAATTTAAACTTTTTACAGCTCCTGCTTCATACAAAATTAAGCAAGCTGCAAAAATTCAATCTGGATCATCAAAATCAAAATCACAAATTGTTGCAACAATTAAATTAGAAGATTTAAGAGCTATTGCTGAATACAAATTACCTGATTTAAATACTGATGATATTGAAGCTGCTATGGCTATTGTTGCTGGAACAGCAAGACAAATGGGTGTTTTAATCGAAGGTTGAGATGATGTTGCTAAAGCTAAAGCTGAGGCTAAAGCACTTGCTAAAGCTGATGCTCTTGCAAAAGCAAAACAAGAATCATTAGACGCTGCTGCTCAACAATTAGTTGACAGTAAAGGACAATCAATTAATGTTGAATTAGTTAAAGATGAAAACTCATCAGAAGTTGAAGGAGAATAA
- a CDS encoding HinT-interacting membrane complex protein P80, which yields MAKRQKSFFERLSELNSKHEQKPEQPKAKKRKKAMIAVLTILGAVVVTSITIPLAVSVNKVTYTDALPSETVLFKYSDNNGKTQDLTLGETLNLIKGAQDKTDEKIEQLYKHVVQFWYEKEVKASKEYQRIWNSSRYAGEAERNDIALKEYSEINKDNKNRLEDLKNQLIRIYGFENWKKQYDSELNKEEYGKSSTEEEALEYLNFKQIETEALRHYQINLEKNLSLREINRVATKDIYQIDDKGNVVANNGTPVVLIKKGEKIFNYYIEQNANNLQNANYAISSTDNTKAVAITTKSFINNLKSVSQFVNKYYQSSKLILPTVYKLPGKINANLSLPWSFEEKDKSVLINLAKFTLFNNNDNSFEIKSNLDILKSFKHSKDYYIPSAGETLENLNKKRAEDESLIDVLTLNTADSSVQGITTLASQIQSNTAMGLALTDKNLPKLKLDDLFDFAFSTEVKEQIKTQLDEIKKLTNKNDAINKLDALNRYIDSVFASLSTSEFEQMIQTQFNKHINIKVNNQELASYAYNLSDVNGAILVVSSEGTYLLKTQEINSIDELYTYLQNDLKSIANGNSSFFKLDSALNVVYSKNDIIADTLNNDEFKEYLFKQTNKFSDDNTKYTQADLDALQVDNQSVIQANKAKSGTDLISNLSKWLEGQLSGTSYNFKVENGIAKRVLSWSPLQLANESALDELTKLVETITKGGK from the coding sequence ATGGCTAAAAGACAAAAATCGTTTTTTGAAAGATTGTCAGAATTAAACTCAAAACATGAGCAAAAACCTGAGCAACCTAAAGCTAAAAAACGTAAAAAAGCAATGATTGCTGTTTTAACTATTTTAGGTGCTGTTGTAGTAACTTCAATTACCATTCCTTTGGCGGTTAGTGTTAACAAAGTGACTTATACTGATGCTCTTCCGTCAGAAACTGTTTTATTTAAGTACTCAGATAACAACGGAAAAACACAAGACTTAACATTAGGAGAAACTTTAAATTTAATTAAAGGAGCTCAAGATAAAACCGATGAAAAAATAGAACAACTTTACAAACATGTTGTTCAGTTTTGATATGAAAAAGAAGTAAAAGCTTCAAAAGAGTATCAAAGAATTTGAAACTCATCTCGTTATGCTGGTGAAGCTGAGAGAAACGATATTGCTCTTAAAGAATATTCTGAAATTAATAAAGACAATAAAAACAGACTTGAAGATCTTAAAAATCAATTAATTAGAATTTATGGTTTTGAAAACTGAAAAAAACAATATGATTCTGAACTTAACAAAGAAGAGTATGGAAAATCTTCAACTGAAGAAGAAGCTCTTGAATATTTAAATTTCAAGCAAATTGAAACAGAAGCTTTAAGACACTATCAAATTAATCTAGAAAAAAATCTTTCTTTAAGAGAAATTAATCGTGTTGCAACCAAAGATATTTATCAAATTGATGACAAAGGAAATGTAGTAGCAAACAACGGAACACCAGTTGTTTTAATTAAAAAAGGTGAAAAAATCTTTAATTACTACATTGAGCAAAATGCTAACAATCTTCAAAACGCCAATTACGCTATTTCTTCAACAGATAACACAAAAGCCGTTGCTATTACAACAAAATCATTTATTAACAATCTAAAAAGCGTTTCTCAATTTGTAAACAAATACTATCAATCAAGTAAATTGATTTTGCCAACAGTTTATAAACTACCCGGAAAAATCAATGCTAACTTATCATTACCTTGAAGTTTTGAAGAAAAAGACAAATCAGTTTTAATTAATTTAGCCAAATTCACTTTATTTAATAATAATGACAATTCTTTTGAGATTAAATCAAACTTAGATATTTTAAAATCTTTCAAACACTCAAAAGATTATTACATTCCATCTGCTGGGGAAACATTAGAAAACTTGAACAAAAAACGTGCTGAAGACGAAAGTTTAATTGATGTTTTAACTTTAAATACAGCTGATTCAAGTGTACAAGGAATAACAACATTAGCTTCGCAAATCCAAAGCAATACTGCAATGGGTCTGGCATTAACTGATAAAAATCTTCCGAAGCTTAAATTAGATGATTTGTTTGATTTTGCCTTTAGTACAGAAGTAAAAGAACAAATTAAAACTCAACTTGATGAAATTAAAAAGCTTACCAATAAAAATGATGCTATTAATAAGCTAGATGCATTAAACCGTTATATTGATTCAGTATTTGCAAGTTTATCTACAAGTGAATTCGAGCAAATGATTCAAACTCAATTCAATAAACATATTAATATTAAAGTTAATAATCAAGAACTTGCTTCATATGCATATAATCTAAGTGATGTAAATGGCGCTATTTTAGTTGTTTCTTCTGAAGGGACATACTTGTTAAAAACTCAAGAGATTAATTCAATTGATGAACTTTATACATATTTACAAAATGATTTAAAATCAATTGCTAATGGTAACTCTTCATTCTTTAAACTTGATAGTGCTTTAAATGTGGTTTATAGTAAAAATGATATTATAGCCGACACATTAAATAATGATGAGTTCAAAGAATATCTATTTAAACAAACTAATAAATTTAGTGATGATAATACCAAATACACTCAAGCAGATTTAGATGCTCTTCAAGTTGATAATCAATCTGTAATTCAAGCTAATAAAGCAAAAAGTGGAACTGATTTAATCTCAAACTTATCTAAATGACTTGAAGGTCAATTAAGTGGCACAAGTTATAACTTCAAAGTTGAAAACGGAATTGCTAAAAGAGTTCTTTCTTGAAGTCCTCTTCAACTAGCAAATGAAAGTGCCCTAGATGAATTAACTAAACTAGTAGAAACAATTACCAAAGGAGGTAAATAA